A stretch of the Malus sylvestris chromosome 10, drMalSylv7.2, whole genome shotgun sequence genome encodes the following:
- the LOC126588044 gene encoding glutaredoxin-C9, which yields MQSETIPLGTWIPGTRPSHAASSRDIPREQHVAAASVQKLVSENAVTVVGRRGCCMCHVVKRLLLGHGVNPTVFEVDEDDETGVVIELRKLTGEGQEDWQQFPVVFVGGKLFGGLERVMATHITGELVPVLKQAGALWL from the coding sequence ATGCAATCAGAAACGATCCCACTGGGAACATGGATTCCGGGCACTCGGCCCAGCCACGCCGCGTCCTCACGTGACATCCCACGTGAGCAACATGTCGCGGCGGCCAGCGTACAAAAACTAGTGTCAGAGAATGCCGTCACGGTTGTCGGGCGACGTGGCTGCTGCATGTGTCACGTCGTTAAACGGCTGCTCCTCGGCCACGGTGTCAACCCTACTGTTTTCGAGGTGGACGAGGACGACGAGACCGGCGTTGTCATTGAATTGCGGAAACTGACCGGAGAAGGCCAGGAGGATTGGCAGCAGTTTCCGGTGGTGTTTGTTGGCGGGAAGTTGTTTGGTGGTTTGGAGAGGGTTATGGCTACTCATATCACAGGTGAACTTGTGCCTGTATTAAAACAAGCTGGAGCTTTGTGgctatga